A section of the Oncorhynchus nerka isolate Pitt River linkage group LG3, Oner_Uvic_2.0, whole genome shotgun sequence genome encodes:
- the LOC115102068 gene encoding NF-kappa-B inhibitor delta-like, protein MHWQKSPKEKPCYTLPTVKKLLEQKRKRETSSTATTSTGVPTATVLSQQVSTPEKSTSTGVASSYSDMAVGYERWGPMDEHQALLAIQEGPFSPMGNNYFSSPSSSMDYSHTLAYSPQMVSSYNTQQMQDYPDTRMPQCYTECPVTEAVSSLVPSGPLQTAVFSWSSGALGPTEPVQQVFSGQMDVTKLEEARMFLRGMDYSRITWQDDDGDTILHIYTAKGLREYAFAAAERLADLGRLDSKEHKGKTALLVAVTANHPEIVQDLLSLGADINACDVKGQTALHLAATYGFPRVMQVILSIGPGVNLEARNFEGLTPLHCAAISHSGTLKTLSSLSSTGLGDASLHALTEEKLSWLQMLLNTGASLTSQEIKSNKTVLHLAVKEGNIQLVRHLLKTPLDNMRDFVNMKAHGHTALHMAAGLHGSPHQEEMLRLLLSRGADPSIRNLENDQPAHLLQSGPHGEQLKLILKKRSASSRRRVMSLQDQE, encoded by the exons ATGCACTGGCAGAAAT CACCGAAGGAGAAGCCGTGTTACACTCTTCCCACAGTGAAGAAACTCCTggagcagaagaggaagagggagacctCCTCGACGGCAACAACCAGTACCGGTGTCCCCACTGCCACTGTCCTCTCCCAACAGGTGTCAACACCAGAGAAGTCTACCTCAACAG GTGTAGCCAGCAGCTACTCAGACATGGCAGTGGGGTATGAGAGATGGGGTCCTATGGATGAGCACCAAGCCCTCTTGGCCATACAGGAAGGTCCATTCTCCCCTATGGGGAACAATTACTTCTCCAGCCCATCCTCCTCAATGGACTACAGCCATACTCTTGCCTACAGCCCTCAGATGGTCtccagctacaacacacagcagaTGCAGGACTACCCAGACACCAGGATGCCCCAGTGTTAT ACGGAGTGTCCAGTGACCGAGGCTGTGTCTAGTTTGGTTCCTTCTGGGCCCCTGCAGACCGCTGTCTTCTCCTGGTCGTCGGGGGCCCTGGGCCCCACAGAACCTGTCCAGCAGGTGTTTAGTGGCCAGATGGATGTCACTAAGCTGGAGGAAGCCAGGATGTTCCTCAGAGGGATGGACTACAGCAGAATCACCTGGCAGGATGACGACGGAGAcac gATTCTGCATATCTATACAGCCAAGGGCCTGAGGGAGTATGCATTCGCTGCAGCAGAGAGGCTTGCTGATCTGGGCAGGCTAGACTCCAAGGAACACAAGGGGAAG ACTGCTTTGCTGGTGGCGGTGACTGCTAACCATCCGGAAATCGTCCAGGATCTGTTGTCTTTAGGGGCGGATATAAATGCCTGTGATGTCAAAGGTCAAACAGCACTTCATCTTGCTGCCACCTATGGCTTCCCCAGGGTTATGCAG GTTATTCTCTCCATTGGGCCTGGAGTGAACCTGGAGGCTCGCAATTTTGAAG gtctgactcctctgCACTGTGCAGCCATCTCCCACAGTGGCACCCTGaagactctctcctccctctcctccacaggGCTGGGTGATGCCAGCCTCCATGCCCTGACAGAGGAGAAGCTCTCCTGGCTGCAAATGCTACTTAACACCGGAGCCTCCCTGACCAGCCAG GAAATCAAGAGTAACAAGACTGTTCTTCACCTGGCTGTGAAGGAGGGGAACATCCAGCTGGTTCGCCATCTGCTGAAAACCCCCCTGGACAACATGAGGGACTTTGTCAACATGAAG GCCCACGGTCATACCGCACTGCACATGGCTGCTGGTCTCCATGGCAGCCCACACCAGGAGGAGATGCTGAGGCTGCTGCTGAGCAGAGGGGCCGACCCCAGCATCCGCAACCTGGAGAACGACCAGCCTGCACACCTGCTGCAGAGTGGACCCCACGGGGAACAG CTCAAGCTCATCCTGAAGAAGCGAAGTGCTTCCTCTCGTCGACGTGTAATGTCCTTACAGGACCAAGAGTGA
- the hcst gene encoding hematopoietic cell signal transducer isoform X2: MSDNAALLMVLFFCLCEKVVTDPDNPSCYRIEPGTMAGIIIADVILTIAIVIVTYHCASRRRRRKERADKVYMNVRANCKT; the protein is encoded by the exons ATGTCAGACAACGCAGCATTGCTGATGGTTCTCTTCTTTTGCCTCTGTG AAAAAGTTGTGACTGACCCAG ATAACCCGTCCTGCTACAGGATTGAGCCTGGCACCATGGCTGGCATCATCATTGCAGACGTGATCCTGACCATTGCCATTGTCATTGTCACGTACCACTGTGCCAGCCGACGCAGACGTCGAAAAGAGAGGG ctgaTAAAGTCTACATGAATGTCAGGGCAAACTGCAAAACATGA
- the hcst gene encoding hematopoietic cell signal transducer isoform X1 has translation MSDNAALLMVLFFCLCEKVVTDPGTNNPSCYRIEPGTMAGIIIADVILTIAIVIVTYHCASRRRRRKERADKVYMNVRANCKT, from the exons ATGTCAGACAACGCAGCATTGCTGATGGTTCTCTTCTTTTGCCTCTGTG AAAAAGTTGTGACTGACCCAGGTACAA ATAACCCGTCCTGCTACAGGATTGAGCCTGGCACCATGGCTGGCATCATCATTGCAGACGTGATCCTGACCATTGCCATTGTCATTGTCACGTACCACTGTGCCAGCCGACGCAGACGTCGAAAAGAGAGGG ctgaTAAAGTCTACATGAATGTCAGGGCAAACTGCAAAACATGA